DNA sequence from the Stenotrophomonas sp. 24(2023) genome:
GTCGTGGCGGTTCAGCTGGTGGGCCAGCTTCAGCTTGGTGCCCACGCCGTCCGTACCGGACACCAGGACCGGTTCGCGGTACTTGCTGGACAGGTCGAACAGGGCACCGAAGCCGCCCAGGCCGCCCATCACCTCCGGGCGGAAGCTGCGCTTGACCAGCGGCTTGATGCGCTCGACCAGCGCATTGCCGGCATCGATGTCAACGCCCGCGTCACGGTAGGTGAGGGGGGCGGGGGCGGAAGACGGGATGTTGGTCACGGGCGTCGGCGCTGGCAGGGGGTGAAACGGCGATTTTAACAGGCCACGTTGGCGTGCAGGCCGCATTCGGGCAACAATCTAGGCGGATACGTGAGCCAATGGATGTCCTGATGCGCCGCAGCCTGATCCTGACCCTGCTTCTTGCCCTGTGCCTGCCCGGGGCCGTCCTGGCCCAGAGCGGCCTGCGCACCGAGGGCGACGTGGCCACCGCCAGCGGTGCCTACGAGGCCGAAGTGCCGGTCAACAGCCAGTCCGATGCCGACCGCAACGGGGCGCTGGCGCGGGCCCTGAGCGTGGTGCTGGGCAAGCTGTCCGGCGACCGCGGCATCACCGCGCGCCCGGGCGTGGTGCAGGCCCTGCGCGGAGCCAAGGACTACGTGGCCAGCTACGACTACAAGCAGGACCAGAGTGTCGGCAGCAGCGGTGCCCCCAGCTACCGCACCCTGCTGGTGGCCCGGTTCCGCGAGGACGATGTGGATGCGCTGGTGGCCGCACTGGGCCTGCCGGTATGGCCGCAGCCCCGGCCCAAGCCGGTGGTCTGGCTGGCCATCGATGATGGCAGCGGCCCGCGCCTGGTCAGCGTGCAGCAGGCCAATGCCGCCCGCGCGCTGCTGAACCGCGCCGTCGAACGGGGCTACAAGCTGGGCCTGCCCAGCGGTGGCGCGGCCGAGCAGGCGCTGGTGGGGGCGATCTGGCGCCAGGACAGCGCGGCGGTGGCCCGGGCCTCGGCCCGCTACGCGCCGCCGATGCAGCTGATCGGCAAACTCTACCGCGCCGATGGCGGCTGGGCGGCGGACTGGGTGTTCGTCGATGATGGCCGCGAACTGAACAAATGGACCACCAAGGACGCCAATGCCATGCGTGCGCTGGCCAGTGGTGCCGACGGCACTGCCGATGCACTGGTCAAGCGCTATGCCCGGGCGGGCGTGGCGACCGGCCAGGCGGGCGAGTACCGTGTGGTGGTGACCGGCATCAACAGCGCCGATGCCTACCTGCGCCTGGCCGCCGGCCTGCGCGAGGTGCCGGTGGTCAGG
Encoded proteins:
- a CDS encoding DUF2066 domain-containing protein, whose protein sequence is MRRSLILTLLLALCLPGAVLAQSGLRTEGDVATASGAYEAEVPVNSQSDADRNGALARALSVVLGKLSGDRGITARPGVVQALRGAKDYVASYDYKQDQSVGSSGAPSYRTLLVARFREDDVDALVAALGLPVWPQPRPKPVVWLAIDDGSGPRLVSVQQANAARALLNRAVERGYKLGLPSGGAAEQALVGAIWRQDSAAVARASARYAPPMQLIGKLYRADGGWAADWVFVDDGRELNKWTTKDANAMRALASGADGTADALVKRYARAGVATGQAGEYRVVVTGINSADAYLRLAAGLREVPVVRNVTPLRAQGDRLELSLEMTTGLAGFNRMLGDNGVLVPAAPVPVSLGSDDPNPAPASNEYRLR